AGCCTCGCGTCGTCTTCTCTCGCCCAGCTCAAGACCTTGCGCCGGGCGCAACGAGAGACAAATCAGCGGGTTGAAGATTTGAAGCTGCGGCTGTTCCGCATTACGGAGCAGCATATGGATCAGGCCGTGCGGCTTATCAAGCGCTGGCTTTCTGACAAGGAGTAAAGGAAACGCTGCTGTATTCCGTTTGGCGGCCTTGCTTCACTTTTTTTGAAACAGTCGAGGACGGAAGAGTCCCCTCCTGCTTCAAAAAAGGATCGCGCCTTGCCAAATGAAATAACGGCGCGTTTCCAACAGGCTCTTTAATCGGTGTTTTCTAAAATCCCTCTGCCTCAGGGCCGAGGTGAAGGAGTTGAGGATGGAGCTGACCGGCAAACAGCGCATAGCCGTGCTGCTGCTCGCCATGGGCGACAAGTTCACGGCCGACGTGTTCAAGCGCATGGACAGGCAGGAAATAGCCGAAATCTCCAAAGCCATTGTGGACTTGGAGCCCGTGCCGCGTGAGGATGTCGAGGAAGTGCTGCGCGAATTTCATGAGTCCCTGGTGGAAGGCGTGGACATGATCGCGGGCGGCAGCGATATTCTCAAACGCATGCTGGTCAAAAACCTTGATCCTGAAACCGCCAAGTACATTATGGACTCGCTCAGTCTCGAAACCGGGCCAGCGCCCTTCCGTGAGCTGGAGCAGGTGAGCCCCCGTCTTCTTTCACAGATTTTGCGCAACGAACATCCGCAGACCCTGGCGCTCATACTCGGCCATCTGCACCCCGACCAGGCTGCCAATTTATTGACAAGCCTGCCTGCGGGCGTGCGCGCCGAGGTGCTCATGCGTCTGGCGCGCCTTGAGGCTGTGCCTGAGGACATGCTTATGGAAGTGGACAAGGTGCTCACAAGCCAGCTTATCGCCATGGGCGGCAAGGAAGGCAAAAAAGTGGGCGGCGTCCAGTCCGTGGCCGAAATCCTCAATGCCGTGGACCGCGCCACCGAAGAGGAAGTCCTGTCCGAGATCGAAGAAGATTCCGCCCAGATGGCCGAAGATATCCGCAACCTCATGTTCGTGTTCGAGGACTGCAAGAATATTGACGACAGGGGCGTGCGGGAAATGCTCAAGGAGATTTCCAATGAGGATCTTACTCTGGCCCTGCGTGGCGCCACTGACGATCTCAAGGAAAAGTTCTTCAAGAACATGTCCGAGCGCGCGGGCAACATGATTCGCGAAGAACTGGAGTACATGGGCCCCACCAAGCTTTCGGACGTGGAAGCCGCGCAGCAGAATATAGTCAAGATCGTGCGCCGCCTTGAGGCCGAGAGCAAGCTGGTTGTGAGCAGAGGCGCGGGCGAAGTCTTCGTCTAGGGCTGAACTCCTGAAGCTTTTGAGAGGTATTACGGCACTCTTGCCCAAACCGCGTTTTTCCGTAGAAACTGCAAGTTGGAAAAAGTCATGGCGTCAGATCAGTTGCGCAAAAAATGGGGAACTGTCTTCATGGGTGAGCGCGAAGCCACCGTGGAGCAGCTTGACGCCATGCAGGAACCCCTGCGCCGCGAACGCATGCAACATCAGCAGCAGGAAGACTATTTTGACCGGGTGCGGGCCAAGGCCGAGGAGCGTGCGCGCGAAATACTTGGCGCGGCCTATGCCGAGCGCCAGAAAGTGCTGGAAGAAGCCAGGGTTGAAGCGCATGAACTGAATAAGCTGCTCACGCACGAAAGCGCAGCCATAAAGGCGCAGGCCCAGGAAGAAAGAAACCAGGCGCAGGCGGAACTGGCGCAGGCGCAGGCCTTGCGGCAAGAAGCGCAAGACTTGCATGAAAACGGGCGAACCGATGGTTTTCAGGCCGGAATGGATCAGGCCGGGCAGGAACTCAAGGAATTTCGCGCTGAAATAGGGCAGGCCCTTGGCGTGGTGCTTCATGCTCTGGACAGGCAGCGTCACGCCATTTGCGAGTCCTGGCGCGAGCAACTGGCCCAGCTCACGCAGGAGGCCGTCACCGCTGGCACCGGCTGGGTGCTGGAAAAAGAGCACAAAAAAATATTGCAGTCTCTGATCTTTGAAGCGCTCAATCTCCTTGAAGACCGCGCCACCGTCACCCTGCGCGTGCATCCCGACGACGAGGATACCGTCAGCGACATGTTTATGGCGGCGCGCGAGCGCGTGCCCGAACTGCAACAGTGGATCGTCAACGGCGATCCCTCGGTGGGACGGGGCGGTCTGCTGGCCGAAAGCGTCAGCGGCAGCGTTGATTGCCGCCGCGAGCTCTATACGGAACTGGTCAACGGCGTTTTGTCCTGCCTCACTCTGGGGCCAGGTCAGGATGACCAACGCCAGGGCGAGGCTGTCAGTCAGCTGGTGCGTCAGGAGGCAGAGCGCATTGCGGCCATAGCCCCCGAACCGGAGCAGGCGTCCGCACATGGGGAGCATGTGGATGGGCACGCCGGGCAGCCGGACGCAACGGGATACGATGAACAGCCTGCGAGCGCGGCCCATGCTGACCCTCTGGATGTCGAACTCCCCCCTGATGTGCCTGTTGATGCGCCCGCCAGTATGCCCGGCGACATGCCCGCCAGCATGCCCGGCAGTATGCCCGCCGACGGGCAAGACGCTGTGCCCAATGCTCTGGCAGAAACCGTGGCAGGCGATCCGGCTGGCGGAACCGCTGCCGCGCCGCAGGGGCAGGACAACCCGCATCAGGACAACTCCCGTCAGGACAACCCGCATCAGGACTTGCCCGCCACGGACGAACCTGCGCTGCCGGAAGATCACCAGGGCCCCATACCCGACTCCCAAGCCCTGAGCGTGGAGGAGCCGGAATGGTCTGCCGCGCAGGCCGACGCTTCTGCCCCGGCGGAGCGCCGGCCCTCGGAAGAAATGCATACGCAAAGCGCTGCGGGCGCGAGCCAGCAGGCAGGTTCCGAATCGCCTGGTCAAGGGTCGGGCACAGCAACTGCCGCGCCTGCCGGACAGCAAGGCGAAGATTATGCCCCTGCCGCACCCGCGCAGGCGACCGAACCCGCACCCGCTCACGGCTCTGCCCCGGTGCAGTCTCCGGCTGGCGGAGAATATGCGGGCCAAAAACATGCGGGCCAGGAACATGCAGGCCAGGAACATGTGGGCCAGGAACATGCGGGCCAGGAAAAGACGGCTGCCGCCAAGGTTCGCCCGTCCGGCCAGGCCGAAAACCCCACGCTGGCGGAACTGGAAGACGAGCTTTTCCCCCTTGAAGTTGAAGCAGATGAGGAATCCGGCCTGGTGGAACATCTTTCTCCCCGGGCTTTTGCCACCTCTGACGACTCCGGGCTTTCCGGGCCTGTCGGTACTGCCGGGCCTGCCGGAAAGGACGGCCATGACGACCATGACGTTTTTTCCCAGGGCGGTTTTCTGCCCGGTGCGGATAAAGGCCGCTGATCCTGGGTTCTGCCATGAAACTTGACCCGCAAGCCTGCATCAAGCTGCTGCAAGCCAGCAACCCCGTCCGCCTCTATGGCAAGGTCAACAAGGTCGTGGGCCTTGTGGCTGAAGGCAGCGGCCTGCGCGCCCCCCTGGGAGCGGTCTGCCACATGCTGCCCGATGATGCGGACGACGGCATCGCCGCCGAAGTGGTGGGGTTTCGCGACGGAAACCTGCTCTTCATGCCCTATGGCGATATGCGCGGCATCCGCCCCGGCAGCCGCATCCGCAATACCAGTCTGCCGCCTGTTTTTCCCGTGGGGCCGGAACTTCTGGGTCGCGCCTTTGACGCTTTTGGCACGCCCCTGGACGCGGGCCCGCCCGTCAGTACGGAACTCTATTCCTCTCCCTTGCCCATGGGCGACAATGCCAAGGCCGATTTCGCCCGTCAGTTGGAAGAACAGCTTCCCTTTGTGCCGGAATGGGCGGAGGCGGCGCGCCAGCAGTGGCATCCCGAGCTTGCGCCCATTTACGCCGATCCGCCCAGTCCTTTGCAGCGCCCCCGCATTACGGACATCCTTGATGTCGGCGTTCGGTCGGTCAACAGCCTGCTCACTCTTGGCAAGGGGCAGCGCGTGGGCATCATGGCCGGTTCCGGCGTCGGCAAGTCCACGCTGATGGGCATGATGGCGCGGTACACGCGCGCCGACGTCAACGTCATCGCGCTCATAGGCGAACGCGGCCGCGAAGTTGTGGAATTTATGGAGCGCGACCTCGGCCCCGAGGGCATGGCCCGCTCGGTGCTGGTCATCGCCACTTCCGACCAGTCGCCGCTGGTGCGCATGCGTGCTGCCTACGCGGCCACGGCAGTGGCCGAATATTTTCGCGACAAGAGCATGGACGTGCTGCTCATGATGGACTCGGTGACGCGTTTTGCCATGGCCGCCCGCGAGGTTGGCCTGGCCGTGGGCGAGCCGCCGACCACAAAGGGCTATACCCCCACAGTTTTCGCTCAGTTGCCAAAGCTGCTTGAGCGGGCCGGGCGTTCCGCCAAGGGAACCATTACAGGCATTTACACCGTCCTTGTGGACGGCGACGACTTTAACGAACCCATTGCCGACGCCGTGCGCTCCATTCTTGACGGCCACATTGTGCTTACCCGCGATCTGGCAGACCAGGGGCACTTTCCCGCCATCGACGTGCTGCGTTCCATCAGCCGTCTGCGCTCGGACATCTGCGAGCGGGAGGACATCCTGGCCGGGCGCGTGGTCACGCGCAATATGAGCACCTTTCGCAAGGTTGAAGATATGGTCAATATCGGCGCCTACGCACGGGGCACCAATGCCGAAATTGACGCCGCCATCATCAGCATGCCCGCCATCAACAGCTTTTTGCGCCAGGACGTTGGCGACCCGCAGTTTCTTGAGCAGAGCATGCAGCAACTGCGCGCCCTGGCCCAACTGGCGGAAGGGGCGGCAGCCCAGCAGGGCGAGCCCCCCGTGCCCTCCGGCCAGAACGGCGTGGCCCCGCAGCGGGGCTGACCTTTAGAGCAGATCAACTTTGAAATGAAAAGCATTTCAAAGTGTTCATTCAGCCGAAAGTCGTATTTTTCGGCTGAATCCACGCCACGTTGTGGCGCGCTGCACGAAAGTGCAGCGTTAGAGCATTTGCACTTTTTCAAAAGTAAAATGCTCTAGCAACAGCTGCACGGATTATATTTGCGAATTCTGTCACATGCGGCTTGAAGGCTGTATGTGCTTATGCTAGGCTGAATTGACATGTGCGTTTTCGGCTTGCAATGCAAAAAATGATGCCTTTTATTTCAATAACGCGCCCATAAAGCACGCTTTTCGTAAATGAAAGCCTGCTTTTTGCCCAAGCCGGAATCCGCAGAATGCCCGCCAGGGCTGGACCGCGCCTGCGCCCGGTTTGCGGCGCTGTCCGGCTGATCTTTGGTTATGGCAGGCCCTCGCTTTGCCTGCGTTGCCGTCTGGCAGCGGCAACAACCGGGGAGGGCGGCCGCATCGGGGTGGCATTCCGGCACATGGCGCATTTCCGTGTCCGCGGTCCGGCGATACCGCCGCTGGCGCACAGGCCCCGTAGTTTACGTATCCGGGGCTTTGTCACGAGTTCTGGAGCCGACATGTCTCTCTCACGCCTTCTGGGCTTTTTTACGCGGTCCGCCAGACGCGCCGCCGCCAGTGTCACGGCTTCCGACAGCGAGGCCGAGCACTTCTTTGCACTGCGGCACCATTCCTTCAAGCTCTTCTTAACGGCATGGAACACCTTTCAGGAAACCATGACCGCCCTTGAATACACCTTGTGTTGCGACCATCCCTTCGGGCTGTATCGTGTGCGCGCCCTGTGCACCAGCATGGCCACCCAGGTTTTTCAGTGCGTCAAGCAGCTTGAAAGGCTCGATCCGGCTCCGTGCCAGGCCTTGTACGCCCGGTTTGCCGAGCTTCAGAAAAATGTGGCCGATGATGTGTACGAGCCGGAAGTGTGCCTTCTTGGTCCGCTGGTGCTGCCCCTCGGCGAAGATTCCGATCTTGAGGCGCTTTCCGGCCAGGGCGGCTTTCCTCTGGTGGACCCGGCAACCCTGCGGCTTGAAGAGGTGCGGCGGCGTCATCCCCAGTTGGCGCCCCGGGGCTTTGCCATCACCATGGCCGGTTGCCAGCATTTTTTACAGAGCAATGACCTGCAAAGCGAGATCAACCGCCGTATTCAGGCGGCAGGGGGGCTTGCGCCCAAGCATCTGGCCAAGCTGTCGCGCGGTCTCGGCCAACTGGTTGAAGATACGCCCTTGCCGCCTGACCTGGAACAAGAAATCCGTGCAGCGCTGGCGCGTTTGCGCGCCTCCAGCCAGCACGAGTCCATGCGTCTGGTGCTGCGTGGGCGGCTGTGGCCGCCTGAAGCCCGTGGCAGCGACGATCCCGGCCTGATTCTTTGGGGGCCTTCCGTCCCTCTGGACGCGTCCGACGAGGAAATTTTGCACGCGGTACAGCTGACGCTGGCGCGCAAGCAGCGCGCCCAGGCTCTTGTGTACCGCCGGGCGCGGGGCCTTACCGATGCCGGGGCGGGCGTGTGCATTACCTGCATGGCTGTGGAGGAAGGTTCCTGGGGCGGTCTTGCCCATTCGTGCAGCCCTGTGCGCGCGCACGGAGAACTGGTTCACGTCTACGCCTGCCAGGGCCTGCCGCAAGAACTGGATTATTCGGTGCTGCCTGCCGATCACGCCACGGTGGACAGGCAACCGCCTCACGAAATCGTCAGCCTTGCCGGCCCTGACGACGCGCCCTGTCTTGTCCTTGATGCCGATACGGCCAGGGATGTGGCTGCTCTGGCCCTTGAGCTTGAAGAACTGCTGGGGTGCCCGGTTTCTCTTTCCTGGGTGCGGACGCCGCAAGGGGAATTGCGTCTGCTGCTGGTGCGGCCCATTCCCCTGCCGGTGGACGCAGTGGACATGCCGCCTGTGCTGCCTGAAGTCGGCCCGAACCTGCGTCTTTCGGGCGGGTATACCGTCAGCCCCGGCAGGGTGGCGGGGCCTGTCTGCGTGGCGCGCCGCTGGGAGGACGCCCGGCGCTTTCCGCCTGGCGGCATTTTGGTGGTGCCTGATGACAATTATCGTTGGGGAGCCTTGATGGACCGCGTTGCTGGCATCATTGCCAAAGAGGGGCTGGCCGGTTCGCGTCTGGCCTCGCTGGCGCGGGAATTCGGCAAGCCAGCCATTTTTGGCATGGCCGGGGCACTGGACACGCTGGAAAACGGGCAGAGCATCACCCTGTGTTCCGACATCTGTCAGGTGTATGCGGACAGACAGGAGTCGCTTTTGCCCAATGTGCCGCCCGGACGCGACTATATGCCGGGCAGCCCCGTGTACCGCATTTTGCAAAAAGCCTCGGCCCGTATCCTTCCACTGACCATGGACGTGGACAGCCCGGAATTCAAGGCGGCCAATTGTCAGACCTATCATGACATCGCCCGCTATTGCCACGAAAGGGCCGTGAGCGCCATGTTCTCGCTTGGGGCGGAAAAAAAATACGCGCCGCAGCGGGTAAAACAGTTGCGCGACAAGGTGCTCAAGCAGTTCTGGGTGGTAAATCTCAGTGACGGCTTCGCCGTAACCCCTTCCGGGCCTGTGATCGATATTGACCAGATAGCGTCCGTACCCATGCGTGCGCTCTGGCGCGGCATGAACGCCTATCCCTGGCAGGGGCCGCCGCCCGTGGACGGCAAGGGGTTTTTGTCCGTGCTTTTTGAGGCCACGGCCAATCCCAATCTGGATCCTGCGGCGCAGACGGCGTATTTTTCAGAAAAAAACTATTTCATGATTTCACGCGACTATTGCAGCCTGCATTCACGCTTTGGCTTTCATTTTGTGTCCGTGGAGGCGCGCCTTGGCGAGCGCACTCCGGAAAACTACCTCACCTTCCATCTGCGCGGCGGGGCGGCCAACATTGAAAGACGCATCCTGCGCGTGCGCTTTGTGTCTGAAATCCTTTGGGAATTCGGGTTCGCCCCCACAGTGCGCAACGACGCGGTCAGCGCCACCCTCAAGGGTATGGATCGCGAAGAAGGCGAACTGCTGCTGGCCATTGCCGGGTATATGACAATCCACACCAGGCAATTGGACATGATCATGCAGGACGCAGCGCAGGTGGCCGCACGGCGTGAAGAAATGCTGAACCACTGCCGCATGCTGTTCCGGGGCGAGAGCCTGGCGCAGGACGCGCCCGGTGTGGAGGAGAAGCAAG
This DNA window, taken from Desulfovibrio sp. 86, encodes the following:
- the fliG gene encoding flagellar motor switch protein FliG, translating into MELTGKQRIAVLLLAMGDKFTADVFKRMDRQEIAEISKAIVDLEPVPREDVEEVLREFHESLVEGVDMIAGGSDILKRMLVKNLDPETAKYIMDSLSLETGPAPFRELEQVSPRLLSQILRNEHPQTLALILGHLHPDQAANLLTSLPAGVRAEVLMRLARLEAVPEDMLMEVDKVLTSQLIAMGGKEGKKVGGVQSVAEILNAVDRATEEEVLSEIEEDSAQMAEDIRNLMFVFEDCKNIDDRGVREMLKEISNEDLTLALRGATDDLKEKFFKNMSERAGNMIREELEYMGPTKLSDVEAAQQNIVKIVRRLEAESKLVVSRGAGEVFV
- a CDS encoding FliI/YscN family ATPase, whose amino-acid sequence is MKLDPQACIKLLQASNPVRLYGKVNKVVGLVAEGSGLRAPLGAVCHMLPDDADDGIAAEVVGFRDGNLLFMPYGDMRGIRPGSRIRNTSLPPVFPVGPELLGRAFDAFGTPLDAGPPVSTELYSSPLPMGDNAKADFARQLEEQLPFVPEWAEAARQQWHPELAPIYADPPSPLQRPRITDILDVGVRSVNSLLTLGKGQRVGIMAGSGVGKSTLMGMMARYTRADVNVIALIGERGREVVEFMERDLGPEGMARSVLVIATSDQSPLVRMRAAYAATAVAEYFRDKSMDVLLMMDSVTRFAMAAREVGLAVGEPPTTKGYTPTVFAQLPKLLERAGRSAKGTITGIYTVLVDGDDFNEPIADAVRSILDGHIVLTRDLADQGHFPAIDVLRSISRLRSDICEREDILAGRVVTRNMSTFRKVEDMVNIGAYARGTNAEIDAAIISMPAINSFLRQDVGDPQFLEQSMQQLRALAQLAEGAAAQQGEPPVPSGQNGVAPQRG
- a CDS encoding PEP/pyruvate-binding domain-containing protein, translated to MSLSRLLGFFTRSARRAAASVTASDSEAEHFFALRHHSFKLFLTAWNTFQETMTALEYTLCCDHPFGLYRVRALCTSMATQVFQCVKQLERLDPAPCQALYARFAELQKNVADDVYEPEVCLLGPLVLPLGEDSDLEALSGQGGFPLVDPATLRLEEVRRRHPQLAPRGFAITMAGCQHFLQSNDLQSEINRRIQAAGGLAPKHLAKLSRGLGQLVEDTPLPPDLEQEIRAALARLRASSQHESMRLVLRGRLWPPEARGSDDPGLILWGPSVPLDASDEEILHAVQLTLARKQRAQALVYRRARGLTDAGAGVCITCMAVEEGSWGGLAHSCSPVRAHGELVHVYACQGLPQELDYSVLPADHATVDRQPPHEIVSLAGPDDAPCLVLDADTARDVAALALELEELLGCPVSLSWVRTPQGELRLLLVRPIPLPVDAVDMPPVLPEVGPNLRLSGGYTVSPGRVAGPVCVARRWEDARRFPPGGILVVPDDNYRWGALMDRVAGIIAKEGLAGSRLASLAREFGKPAIFGMAGALDTLENGQSITLCSDICQVYADRQESLLPNVPPGRDYMPGSPVYRILQKASARILPLTMDVDSPEFKAANCQTYHDIARYCHERAVSAMFSLGAEKKYAPQRVKQLRDKVLKQFWVVNLSDGFAVTPSGPVIDIDQIASVPMRALWRGMNAYPWQGPPPVDGKGFLSVLFEATANPNLDPAAQTAYFSEKNYFMISRDYCSLHSRFGFHFVSVEARLGERTPENYLTFHLRGGAANIERRILRVRFVSEILWEFGFAPTVRNDAVSATLKGMDREEGELLLAIAGYMTIHTRQLDMIMQDAAQVAARREEMLNHCRMLFRGESLAQDAPGVEEKQACP
- a CDS encoding flagellar M-ring protein FliF — its product is MKQLKPSPSRPSPLTGDESSLASSSLAQLKTLRRAQRETNQRVEDLKLRLFRITEQHMDQAVRLIKRWLSDKE
- a CDS encoding FliH/SctL family protein encodes the protein MASDQLRKKWGTVFMGEREATVEQLDAMQEPLRRERMQHQQQEDYFDRVRAKAEERAREILGAAYAERQKVLEEARVEAHELNKLLTHESAAIKAQAQEERNQAQAELAQAQALRQEAQDLHENGRTDGFQAGMDQAGQELKEFRAEIGQALGVVLHALDRQRHAICESWREQLAQLTQEAVTAGTGWVLEKEHKKILQSLIFEALNLLEDRATVTLRVHPDDEDTVSDMFMAARERVPELQQWIVNGDPSVGRGGLLAESVSGSVDCRRELYTELVNGVLSCLTLGPGQDDQRQGEAVSQLVRQEAERIAAIAPEPEQASAHGEHVDGHAGQPDATGYDEQPASAAHADPLDVELPPDVPVDAPASMPGDMPASMPGSMPADGQDAVPNALAETVAGDPAGGTAAAPQGQDNPHQDNSRQDNPHQDLPATDEPALPEDHQGPIPDSQALSVEEPEWSAAQADASAPAERRPSEEMHTQSAAGASQQAGSESPGQGSGTATAAPAGQQGEDYAPAAPAQATEPAPAHGSAPVQSPAGGEYAGQKHAGQEHAGQEHVGQEHAGQEKTAAAKVRPSGQAENPTLAELEDELFPLEVEADEESGLVEHLSPRAFATSDDSGLSGPVGTAGPAGKDGHDDHDVFSQGGFLPGADKGR